From the Manis javanica isolate MJ-LG chromosome 11, MJ_LKY, whole genome shotgun sequence genome, one window contains:
- the TH gene encoding tyrosine 3-monooxygenase, translating into MPTPSAAPQAKGFRRAVSELDSKQAEAIMSPRFVGRRQSLIEDARKVREKAEAAAASLEPREALEATAVRERDGKAMLNLLFTLRGAKPPVLSRAVKAFEMFEAQILHLETRPAQRPREGGPHLEYFVRCELPSANLPALLGSVRQVAEDVRSAGENKLLWFPRKVSELDKCHHLVTKFDPDLDLDHPGFSDQAYRQRRKMIAEIAFQYRHGDPIPRVEYTAEENATWKEVYTTLRGLYTAHACREHLEAFELLERLSGYREDSIPQLEDVSRFLKERTGFQLRPVAGLLSARDFLASLAFRVFQCTQYIRHASSPMHSPEPDCCHELLGHVPMLANRTFAQFSQDIGLASLGASDEEIEKLSTLYWFTVEFGLCKQNGQVKAYGAGLLSSYGELLHALSAEPEVRAFDPDEAAVQPYQDQTYQSVYFMSESFSDARDKFRGYVSRIQRPFSVKFDPYTLAIDVLDSPHTIQHSLEGVQDELQTLTQALSAIS; encoded by the exons ATGCCCACTCCCAGCGCCGCGCCGCAGGCCAAGGGCTTCCGCAGGGCTGTCTCGGAGCTGGACTCCAAGCAGGCTGAGGCCATCATG TCTCCACGCTTCGTCGGTCGGCGGCAGAGCCTCATTGAGGATGCGCGCAAGGTGCGGGAGAAGGCAGAGGCTGCGGCTGCCTCCTTGGAGCCCAGGGAGGCCCTGGAGGCCACGGCTGTCCGTGAGAGGGATGGGAAGGCCATGCTGAACCTGCTCTTCACCCTGCGGGGCGCCAAGCCCCCTGTGTTGTCTCGTGCCGTGAAGGCCTTTGAG ATGTTTGAAGCCCAAATCTTACACCTGGAGACACGGCCGGCCCAGAGGCCACGGGAGGGGGGCCCCCACCTGGAGTACTTTGTGCGCTGCGAGCTGCCCAGCGCCAACCTACCTGCCCTGCTCGGCTCCGTGCGCCAGGTGGCGGAGGACGTGCGCAGCGCCGGGGAGAACAAGC TCCTCTGGTTCCCAAGGAAAGTCTCTGAACTGGACAAGTGTCACCACCTGGTCACCAAGTTTGACCCTGACCTGGACTTGGATCACCCG GGCTTCTCGGACCAGGCGTACCGCCAGCGCAGGAAGATGATCGCCGAGATAGCCTTCCAGTACAGGCA TGGCGACCCTATTCCCCGAGTGGAGTACACAGCCGAGGAGAACGCCACCTG GAAGGAGGTGTACACCACCCTCAGGGGCCTCTACACTGCCCACGCCTGCCGGGAGCATCTGGAAGCCTTCGAGCTGCTGGAGCGGCTCAGCGGCTACCGGGAAGACAGCATCCCGCAGCTGGAGGACGTGTCCCGCTTCCTGAAGG AGCGGACGGGCTTCCAGCTGCGGCCCGTGGCCGGCCTGCTGTCCGCCCGGGACTTCCTGGCCAGCCTAGCCTTCCGTGTCTTCCAGTGTACACAGTACATCCGCCACGCCTCCTCGCCCATGCACTCCCCTGAGCC GGACTGCTGCCATGAACTGCTGGGGCACGTACCCATGCTGGCCAACCGGACCTTTGCCCAGTTCTCCCAG GACATTGGCCTTGCGTCCTTAGGGGcatcagatgaggaaattgagaagCTGTCCACG CTATACTGGTTCACGGTGGAGTTTGGGCTGTGCAAGCAGAATGGCCAGGTGAAGGCCTACGGTGCCGGGCTGCTGTCCTCCTACGGGGAGCTCCTG CACGCCCTGTCTGCGGAGCCTGAGGTCCGGGCCTTCGACCCTGACGAGGCAGCCGTGCAGCCCTACCAGGACCAGACTTACCAGTCGGTCTACTTCATGTCCGAGAGTTTCAGCGATGCCAGGGACAAGTTCAG GGGCTATGTCTCCCGCATCCAGCGTCCCTTCTCTGTGAAGTTTGACCCGTACACGCTGGCCATTGACGTGCTGGACAGTCCCCACACGATCCAGCACTCGCTAGAGGGTGTCCAGGACGAGCTGCAGACCCTCACCCAGGCGCTGAGCGCCATCAGCTAG
- the LOC108402613 gene encoding uncharacterized protein isoform X3: protein MLAAGSPHPARPSLRHQPLRSPTTRAPRSLLAQRAGGAAPPEGVHLSTASPPAQRPAHPALEPPRRFPHGCGLCKEQTKAARVSGRRVPASAATEEHARNGLPRPAPVSWVAARGERQPWLDHGVCGQGAGPGGGGGGELTAGWSLRLRAHWELRQPARALRRTADAAEGLLPPPAVGRTLRGEPQLRVQAFPQWGCLGAITPEAQPDAPFLLSAPPHAHSGETSARCLKMRLDHGGRAQRP from the exons ATGCTGGCGGCGGGAAGTCCGCACCCGGCTCGCCCCTCACTCCGCCATCAACCCCTGCGCTCGCCCACGACGCGCGCCCCCCGGAGTCTTCTTGCCCAGAGGGCTGGAGGCGCTGCACCGCCCGAAGGGGTGCACCTCTCCACGGCGTCGCCCCCCGCCCAGCGCCCTGCCCACCCAGCTTTGGAGCCGCCAAGACGCTTTCCCCACGGTTGTGGTCTTTGCAAAGAGCAAACGAAAGCGGCGCGGGTTTCGGGGCGCCGGGTCCCAGCGAGCGCGGCCACCGAGGAGCATGCCCGCAACGGGCTCCCGCGCCCCGCCCCGGTCTCCTGGGTGGCCGCCCGAGGAGAGCGCCAGCCCTGGCTGGACCACGGCGTGTGCGGGCAGGGAGCTGGGCCGGGCGGCGGAGGCGGCGGGGAGCTCACCGCAGGCTGGAGTCTGCGTCTGCGGGCGCACTGGGAGCTGAGGCAGCCAGCAAGAGCTCTGCGGCGGACGGCGGACGCTGCTGAAG GCCTGCTTCCCCCGCCAGCGGTGGGCCGGACGCTGAGGGGAGAGCCCCAGCTCAGGGTGCAGGCCTTCCCCCAGTGGGGGTGCCTGGGGGCAATCACGCCAGAGGCCCAGCCGGATgcccctttcctgctttctgcccCCCCACATGCCCACTCTGGGGAAACCTCTGCACGGTGCTTGAAGATGCGACTGGACCATGGAG GGCGGGCACAGCGGCCGTGA
- the INS gene encoding insulin translates to MALWMRLLPLLALLALWAPAPTQAFVNQHLCGSHLVEALYLVCGERGFFYTPKARREAEDPQVGEVELGGLQPLALEGPLQKRGIVEQCCTSICSLYQLENYCN, encoded by the exons ATGGCCCTGTGGATGCGCCTGCTGCCCCTGCTGGCTCTGCTGGCCCTCTGGGCGCCTGCTCCGACCCAGGCCTTTGTGAACCAGCACCTGTGTGGCTCCCACCTGGTGGAGGCTCTGTACCTGGTATGCGGGGAACGTGGCTTCTTCTACACACCCAAGGCTCGCCGGGAGGCTGAGGACCCGCAGG TGGGCGAGGTGGAGCTGGGCGGCCTGCAAcccctggccctggaggggcccCTGCAGAAGCGTGGCATCGTGGAGCAGTGCTGCACCAGCATCTGCTCTCTCTACCAGCTGGAGAACTACTGCAACTAG
- the LOC108402613 gene encoding uncharacterized protein isoform X1, giving the protein MLAAGSPHPARPSLRHQPLRSPTTRAPRSLLAQRAGGAAPPEGVHLSTASPPAQRPAHPALEPPRRFPHGCGLCKEQTKAARVSGRRVPASAATEEHARNGLPRPAPVSWVAARGERQPWLDHGVCGQGAGPGGGGGGELTAGWSLRLRAHWELRQPARALRRTADAAEGLLPPPAVGRTLRGEPQLRVQAFPQWGCLGAITPEAQPDAPFLLSAPPHAHSGETSARCLKMRLDHGGKKAEATLGCQAEQRGRWVTCSPSLLAAC; this is encoded by the exons ATGCTGGCGGCGGGAAGTCCGCACCCGGCTCGCCCCTCACTCCGCCATCAACCCCTGCGCTCGCCCACGACGCGCGCCCCCCGGAGTCTTCTTGCCCAGAGGGCTGGAGGCGCTGCACCGCCCGAAGGGGTGCACCTCTCCACGGCGTCGCCCCCCGCCCAGCGCCCTGCCCACCCAGCTTTGGAGCCGCCAAGACGCTTTCCCCACGGTTGTGGTCTTTGCAAAGAGCAAACGAAAGCGGCGCGGGTTTCGGGGCGCCGGGTCCCAGCGAGCGCGGCCACCGAGGAGCATGCCCGCAACGGGCTCCCGCGCCCCGCCCCGGTCTCCTGGGTGGCCGCCCGAGGAGAGCGCCAGCCCTGGCTGGACCACGGCGTGTGCGGGCAGGGAGCTGGGCCGGGCGGCGGAGGCGGCGGGGAGCTCACCGCAGGCTGGAGTCTGCGTCTGCGGGCGCACTGGGAGCTGAGGCAGCCAGCAAGAGCTCTGCGGCGGACGGCGGACGCTGCTGAAG GCCTGCTTCCCCCGCCAGCGGTGGGCCGGACGCTGAGGGGAGAGCCCCAGCTCAGGGTGCAGGCCTTCCCCCAGTGGGGGTGCCTGGGGGCAATCACGCCAGAGGCCCAGCCGGATgcccctttcctgctttctgcccCCCCACATGCCCACTCTGGGGAAACCTCTGCACGGTGCTTGAAGATGCGACTGGACCATGGAGGTAAGAAGGCTGAGGCCACCTTGGGGTGCCAGGCTGAGCAGAGAGGGCGCTGGGTAACgtgctctccctccctgctggctgCCTGCTGA
- the IGF2 gene encoding insulin-like growth factor 2 isoform X4: MPMGVPAGKSVLALLAFWALASCCFAAYRPSETLCGGELVDTLQFVCGDRGFYFSRPASRVSRRSRGIVEECCFRSCDLALLETYCATPVKSERDVSTPPTVLPDNFPRYPVGKVFQYDAWKQSTQRLRRGLPALLRAHQGHMLTMELQAFREAKRHNPVAALPAQHPTAHGAASPEVSGNQK; this comes from the exons ATGCCGATGGGGGTCCCCGCAGGGAAGTCGGTGCTGGCGCTACTCGCCTTCTGGGCCCTGGCCTCGTGCTGCTTTGCTGCTTACCGCCCCAGTGAGACTCTGTGTGGCGGGGAGCTGGTGGACACCCTCCAGTTCGTGTGTGGGGACCGCGGCTTTTACTTCA GCCGGCCGGCAAGCCGCGTGAGCCGCCGCAGCCGTGGCATcgtggaagaatgctgtttccGCAGCTGTGACCTGGCCCTTCTGGAGACCTACTGCGCTACCCCCGTCAAGTCCGAGAGGGACGTGTCGACCCCTCCGACCGTGCTCCCG GACAACTTCCCCAGATACCCTGTGGGCAAGGTCTTCCAATATGACGCCTGGAAGCAGTCAACTCAACGCCTGCGCAGGGGCCTGCCGGCTCTCCTGCGTGCCCACCAGGGTCATATGCTCACCATGGAGCTCCAAGCGTTCAGAGAGGCCAAGCGCCACAACCCAGTGGCCGCCCTGCCGGCCCAGCACCCCACTGCCCACGGGGCCGCCTCTCCCGAGGTGTCCGGCAATCAGAAGTGA
- the IGF2 gene encoding insulin-like growth factor 2 isoform X3, producing MPMGVPAGKSVLALLAFWALASCCFAAYRPSETLCGGELVDTLQFVCGDRGFYFRLPGRPASRVSRRSRGIVEECCFRSCDLALLETYCATPVKSERDVSTPPTVLPDNFPRYPVGKVFQYDAWKQSTQRLRRGLPALLRAHQGHMLTMELQAFREAKRHNPVAALPAQHPTAHGAASPEVSGNQK from the exons ATGCCGATGGGGGTCCCCGCAGGGAAGTCGGTGCTGGCGCTACTCGCCTTCTGGGCCCTGGCCTCGTGCTGCTTTGCTGCTTACCGCCCCAGTGAGACTCTGTGTGGCGGGGAGCTGGTGGACACCCTCCAGTTCGTGTGTGGGGACCGCGGCTTTTACTTCA GACTTCCAGGCCGGCCGGCAAGCCGCGTGAGCCGCCGCAGCCGTGGCATcgtggaagaatgctgtttccGCAGCTGTGACCTGGCCCTTCTGGAGACCTACTGCGCTACCCCCGTCAAGTCCGAGAGGGACGTGTCGACCCCTCCGACCGTGCTCCCG GACAACTTCCCCAGATACCCTGTGGGCAAGGTCTTCCAATATGACGCCTGGAAGCAGTCAACTCAACGCCTGCGCAGGGGCCTGCCGGCTCTCCTGCGTGCCCACCAGGGTCATATGCTCACCATGGAGCTCCAAGCGTTCAGAGAGGCCAAGCGCCACAACCCAGTGGCCGCCCTGCCGGCCCAGCACCCCACTGCCCACGGGGCCGCCTCTCCCGAGGTGTCCGGCAATCAGAAGTGA
- the LOC108402613 gene encoding uncharacterized protein isoform X2 gives MLAAGSPHPARPSLRHQPLRSPTTRAPRSLLAQRAGGAAPPEGVHLSTASPPAQRPAHPALEPPRRFPHGCGLCKEQTKAARVSGRRVPASAATEEHARNGLPRPAPVSWVAARGERQPWLDHGVCGQGAGPGGGGGGELTAGWSLRLRAHWELRQPARALRRTADAAEGLLPPPAVGRTLRGEPQLRVQAFPQWGCLGAITPEAQPDAPFLLSAPPHAHSGETSARCLKMRLDHGGAPLQGPHRKSRLQGTCRAHS, from the exons ATGCTGGCGGCGGGAAGTCCGCACCCGGCTCGCCCCTCACTCCGCCATCAACCCCTGCGCTCGCCCACGACGCGCGCCCCCCGGAGTCTTCTTGCCCAGAGGGCTGGAGGCGCTGCACCGCCCGAAGGGGTGCACCTCTCCACGGCGTCGCCCCCCGCCCAGCGCCCTGCCCACCCAGCTTTGGAGCCGCCAAGACGCTTTCCCCACGGTTGTGGTCTTTGCAAAGAGCAAACGAAAGCGGCGCGGGTTTCGGGGCGCCGGGTCCCAGCGAGCGCGGCCACCGAGGAGCATGCCCGCAACGGGCTCCCGCGCCCCGCCCCGGTCTCCTGGGTGGCCGCCCGAGGAGAGCGCCAGCCCTGGCTGGACCACGGCGTGTGCGGGCAGGGAGCTGGGCCGGGCGGCGGAGGCGGCGGGGAGCTCACCGCAGGCTGGAGTCTGCGTCTGCGGGCGCACTGGGAGCTGAGGCAGCCAGCAAGAGCTCTGCGGCGGACGGCGGACGCTGCTGAAG GCCTGCTTCCCCCGCCAGCGGTGGGCCGGACGCTGAGGGGAGAGCCCCAGCTCAGGGTGCAGGCCTTCCCCCAGTGGGGGTGCCTGGGGGCAATCACGCCAGAGGCCCAGCCGGATgcccctttcctgctttctgcccCCCCACATGCCCACTCTGGGGAAACCTCTGCACGGTGCTTGAAGATGCGACTGGACCATGGAG GAGCTCCCCTCCAAGGACCTCACAGAAAGTCCAGGCTGCAGGGAACCTGCCGTGCCCACAGCTGA
- the IGF2 gene encoding insulin-like growth factor 2 isoform X2, translating to MGRWVDSWTLDPEEEGRRWLGPTRSCLWEHPGGPFAEAETGILLELRAEESLLSWWRGGGFQPPAPGLCISPSSAPCSACAPAGAGKPSPEMPMGVPAGKSVLALLAFWALASCCFAAYRPSETLCGGELVDTLQFVCGDRGFYFSRPASRVSRRSRGIVEECCFRSCDLALLETYCATPVKSERDVSTPPTVLPDNFPRYPVGKVFQYDAWKQSTQRLRRGLPALLRAHQGHMLTMELQAFREAKRHNPVAALPAQHPTAHGAASPEVSGNQK from the exons ATGGGCAGGTGGGTGGACAGCTGGACACTGGACCCggaagaagaggggaggaggtggCTGGGACCAACGAGAAGCTGCCTCTGGGAACACCCAGGTGGCCCTtttgcagaggcagagacgggcatCTTACTGGAGTTGAG GGCCGAAGAGTCCCTGCTGAGCTGGTGGAGAGGAGGTGGGTTCCAGCCCCCAGCTCCAGGGCTCTGCATCTCGCCCAGCTCGGCGCCCTGCTCAGCCTGTGCCCCAGCGGGAGCCGGAAAACCCAGCCCAGAG ATGCCGATGGGGGTCCCCGCAGGGAAGTCGGTGCTGGCGCTACTCGCCTTCTGGGCCCTGGCCTCGTGCTGCTTTGCTGCTTACCGCCCCAGTGAGACTCTGTGTGGCGGGGAGCTGGTGGACACCCTCCAGTTCGTGTGTGGGGACCGCGGCTTTTACTTCA GCCGGCCGGCAAGCCGCGTGAGCCGCCGCAGCCGTGGCATcgtggaagaatgctgtttccGCAGCTGTGACCTGGCCCTTCTGGAGACCTACTGCGCTACCCCCGTCAAGTCCGAGAGGGACGTGTCGACCCCTCCGACCGTGCTCCCG GACAACTTCCCCAGATACCCTGTGGGCAAGGTCTTCCAATATGACGCCTGGAAGCAGTCAACTCAACGCCTGCGCAGGGGCCTGCCGGCTCTCCTGCGTGCCCACCAGGGTCATATGCTCACCATGGAGCTCCAAGCGTTCAGAGAGGCCAAGCGCCACAACCCAGTGGCCGCCCTGCCGGCCCAGCACCCCACTGCCCACGGGGCCGCCTCTCCCGAGGTGTCCGGCAATCAGAAGTGA
- the IGF2 gene encoding insulin-like growth factor 2 isoform X1, whose protein sequence is MGRWVDSWTLDPEEEGRRWLGPTRSCLWEHPGGPFAEAETGILLELRAEESLLSWWRGGGFQPPAPGLCISPSSAPCSACAPAGAGKPSPEMPMGVPAGKSVLALLAFWALASCCFAAYRPSETLCGGELVDTLQFVCGDRGFYFRLPGRPASRVSRRSRGIVEECCFRSCDLALLETYCATPVKSERDVSTPPTVLPDNFPRYPVGKVFQYDAWKQSTQRLRRGLPALLRAHQGHMLTMELQAFREAKRHNPVAALPAQHPTAHGAASPEVSGNQK, encoded by the exons ATGGGCAGGTGGGTGGACAGCTGGACACTGGACCCggaagaagaggggaggaggtggCTGGGACCAACGAGAAGCTGCCTCTGGGAACACCCAGGTGGCCCTtttgcagaggcagagacgggcatCTTACTGGAGTTGAG GGCCGAAGAGTCCCTGCTGAGCTGGTGGAGAGGAGGTGGGTTCCAGCCCCCAGCTCCAGGGCTCTGCATCTCGCCCAGCTCGGCGCCCTGCTCAGCCTGTGCCCCAGCGGGAGCCGGAAAACCCAGCCCAGAG ATGCCGATGGGGGTCCCCGCAGGGAAGTCGGTGCTGGCGCTACTCGCCTTCTGGGCCCTGGCCTCGTGCTGCTTTGCTGCTTACCGCCCCAGTGAGACTCTGTGTGGCGGGGAGCTGGTGGACACCCTCCAGTTCGTGTGTGGGGACCGCGGCTTTTACTTCA GACTTCCAGGCCGGCCGGCAAGCCGCGTGAGCCGCCGCAGCCGTGGCATcgtggaagaatgctgtttccGCAGCTGTGACCTGGCCCTTCTGGAGACCTACTGCGCTACCCCCGTCAAGTCCGAGAGGGACGTGTCGACCCCTCCGACCGTGCTCCCG GACAACTTCCCCAGATACCCTGTGGGCAAGGTCTTCCAATATGACGCCTGGAAGCAGTCAACTCAACGCCTGCGCAGGGGCCTGCCGGCTCTCCTGCGTGCCCACCAGGGTCATATGCTCACCATGGAGCTCCAAGCGTTCAGAGAGGCCAAGCGCCACAACCCAGTGGCCGCCCTGCCGGCCCAGCACCCCACTGCCCACGGGGCCGCCTCTCCCGAGGTGTCCGGCAATCAGAAGTGA